One genomic segment of Phycisphaerales bacterium AB-hyl4 includes these proteins:
- a CDS encoding lysostaphin resistance A-like protein: MNGTTEVDQMWGLSIAMVVVAAATLAVLVWRGCLRANAMADGPRRDVGLQWWDLPTALLVMVLGMLAFGGVGAQVFELEPGTTRPAGGIRAQAAWVLLSQLIGQGVVLAYVMWRTAAAVHGWRRFGLVPTRPTRDAWMSLLGLAAALPLVVGTLSLMSMIGEWVGMPAPAVGHELLDELLRSDDAVGLAMMIVAVVVVGPFFEELIFRGVVQTSLMSVLGAARRWLVVVIAAVVFALIHVGAGTFDPEGVGGVPWHALPGLAVLGVVLGWLYEKTGSLWPAVVVHGGFNAFNVAMVLAMQRWEWL; the protein is encoded by the coding sequence ATGAACGGCACGACGGAAGTGGATCAGATGTGGGGGCTTTCGATCGCGATGGTGGTCGTGGCGGCGGCGACGCTGGCGGTGCTGGTGTGGCGGGGGTGTCTACGGGCGAACGCGATGGCCGACGGGCCGAGGCGGGATGTGGGGTTGCAGTGGTGGGACCTGCCGACGGCGCTGCTGGTGATGGTGCTGGGGATGCTGGCGTTCGGCGGGGTGGGGGCGCAGGTGTTCGAGCTTGAGCCGGGCACGACAAGGCCCGCGGGCGGCATCCGCGCGCAGGCGGCGTGGGTGCTGCTGAGCCAACTCATCGGGCAGGGCGTGGTGCTTGCCTATGTCATGTGGCGGACGGCGGCGGCGGTACACGGCTGGCGGCGGTTCGGGCTCGTGCCGACGCGGCCGACGCGCGACGCGTGGATGAGCCTGCTCGGGCTGGCGGCGGCGCTGCCGTTGGTCGTGGGCACGTTGAGCCTGATGTCGATGATCGGCGAATGGGTGGGCATGCCGGCCCCGGCGGTGGGGCATGAACTGCTGGACGAGCTGCTACGGTCGGACGACGCGGTGGGACTGGCGATGATGATCGTGGCGGTGGTCGTGGTGGGGCCGTTCTTCGAGGAACTGATCTTTCGCGGCGTGGTGCAGACGTCGCTGATGAGCGTGTTGGGTGCGGCACGGCGGTGGCTGGTGGTGGTGATCGCGGCGGTGGTGTTTGCGCTGATTCACGTCGGCGCGGGCACGTTCGACCCCGAAGGCGTCGGCGGCGTGCCGTGGCATGCCCTGCCGGGCCTGGCGGTGTTGGGCGTGGTGCTGGGGTGGCTGTATGAAAAGACGGGCAGCCTGTGGCCGGCGGTTGTGGTGCACGGCGGGTTCAATGCGTTCAACGTGGCGATGGTGCTGGCGATGCAGCGGTGGGAATGGTTGTGA